A window of the Sphaerobacter thermophilus DSM 20745 genome harbors these coding sequences:
- a CDS encoding amino acid ABC transporter substrate-binding protein: MAHRDARLVALIEEARTRRYSRRQIIRRGLALGLSMPAIGWILAACGGGEAAPTSAPGGGAAPGGTTAASPGAGSPAAGGPAIKVGVVTSLSGDDVFGGNLTRRGYDFWAETVNAQGGVEIGGQRYPVQMFYADDQSQPATGADGAERLITQDQVDVIFGPYTSGVTLAVAPICDKYKVPMIAGSAESPNVWKAQPQYTFGIIPSVDLTAGKALQVILDQADPKPTSAAILGADEPFSKEAAEGFLAGAREAGLTITREEFFPPNADLTPLVSGVAATDPDIVAVGGHEEILINFVRAAKSLNFAPKAIIMHYGVTVPDFAANLSEDAEGVFGLVVWTPDVSYEDEVFGTAEEYFQAAQERWGTAPDYTEAACSASGLVLADALARLGTPPPYSEEDRVRLRDLLEETDITTFYGPIRFETEGDHFHDNTAPTPVLVQIQDGAVVAVGPSDAATAEMIYPLPAWNER, translated from the coding sequence ATGGCACATCGCGATGCTCGGCTCGTAGCACTGATCGAAGAGGCGCGGACACGGCGCTACAGCCGCCGGCAGATCATCCGGCGGGGTCTGGCGTTGGGGCTCTCGATGCCCGCGATCGGGTGGATTCTGGCCGCCTGCGGGGGCGGGGAAGCGGCGCCGACCAGCGCACCCGGCGGCGGCGCGGCGCCCGGCGGCACGACCGCGGCCAGCCCCGGGGCGGGCTCCCCGGCAGCGGGCGGTCCCGCGATCAAGGTCGGCGTCGTCACCTCGCTCTCCGGCGACGATGTCTTCGGCGGGAACCTCACGCGGCGAGGCTATGACTTTTGGGCCGAAACGGTCAACGCGCAGGGTGGCGTCGAGATCGGGGGCCAGCGCTACCCGGTCCAGATGTTCTACGCCGACGACCAGAGCCAGCCCGCCACCGGGGCCGACGGTGCCGAGCGGCTCATCACCCAGGATCAGGTCGACGTCATCTTCGGCCCCTACACGAGCGGCGTGACGCTCGCTGTCGCGCCCATTTGCGACAAGTACAAGGTACCGATGATCGCCGGCTCGGCTGAGTCGCCCAACGTCTGGAAGGCGCAGCCACAGTACACGTTCGGCATCATTCCCTCCGTCGACCTCACCGCGGGTAAGGCGCTCCAGGTGATCCTGGATCAGGCCGACCCGAAGCCCACAAGCGCGGCGATCCTCGGGGCCGATGAGCCCTTCTCCAAGGAGGCCGCCGAGGGTTTCCTGGCCGGAGCACGCGAGGCCGGGCTCACCATCACGCGGGAGGAGTTCTTCCCGCCGAACGCCGACCTGACGCCGCTCGTCAGCGGCGTGGCCGCGACCGACCCTGACATCGTCGCGGTCGGCGGGCACGAGGAGATCCTGATCAACTTCGTCCGGGCGGCAAAGTCGCTCAACTTCGCCCCGAAGGCGATCATCATGCACTACGGGGTGACGGTACCGGACTTCGCCGCGAACCTGAGCGAGGACGCCGAAGGCGTCTTTGGCCTTGTGGTCTGGACGCCGGACGTGTCCTACGAGGACGAGGTGTTCGGCACCGCCGAGGAGTACTTCCAGGCTGCCCAAGAGCGCTGGGGCACCGCGCCCGACTACACCGAGGCGGCTTGCTCGGCCAGCGGGCTGGTGCTCGCCGATGCCCTGGCGCGGCTCGGCACGCCGCCGCCGTACTCCGAGGAGGATCGGGTGCGGCTGCGTGACCTGCTGGAGGAGACCGACATCACCACCTTCTACGGGCCGATCCGCTTCGAGACCGAGGGCGACCACTTCCACGACAACACGGCGCCAACTCCGGTGCTGGTTCAGATCCAGGATGGTGCGGTCGTCGCGGTGGGACCGTCCGACGCCGCCACGGCGGAGATGATCTATCCGCTACCGGCCTGGAACGAGCGGTGA
- the metX gene encoding homoserine O-acetyltransferase MetX, with protein MTITTDASTVSTRRSLTIATPDAPFITEQGATIPYVELAYETWGELNADGDNAVLVTHALTGDSHVASHGPDDRPGWWEPLVGPGRPIDTDRFFVVCSNLLGSCYGSTGPCSIDPRTGTRYNLRFPSITVRDMVAAQARLLERLGVRRLHAVIGGSLGGMQALEWAAMFPDYVDRIVPIATSGRFSPQGIAYNEVQRRAIMLDPAWRNGEYEPGMGPDRGLALARMVGMITYQSDELMQARFGRRPEARYTAWPEFLTRYDVEGYLHYQGDKLVRRFDANSYLYLTRAMDSHDLGRGRGGYEEGLARIQARTLAVSIRSDILFLPIYGREIAEHLQRLGRDARYYELDSPNGHDAFLKDFHLLAPIIKSFIEEP; from the coding sequence GTGACCATCACGACCGACGCATCGACCGTATCGACTCGCCGCTCGCTCACGATCGCGACGCCCGATGCACCGTTCATCACGGAGCAGGGCGCGACGATCCCATATGTCGAGCTCGCCTACGAGACCTGGGGCGAGCTCAATGCGGACGGCGACAACGCCGTCCTCGTCACCCACGCCCTGACCGGCGACAGCCACGTCGCCTCGCATGGCCCAGACGACAGGCCGGGCTGGTGGGAGCCGCTGGTCGGCCCCGGTCGCCCGATCGACACCGACCGCTTCTTCGTCGTCTGCTCCAACCTGCTGGGGAGCTGCTACGGCTCGACCGGGCCGTGCTCGATCGACCCGCGAACCGGCACGCGCTACAACCTGCGCTTCCCCTCGATCACGGTCCGCGACATGGTCGCGGCGCAGGCCCGCCTGCTGGAACGGCTCGGCGTCCGGCGGCTGCACGCCGTGATCGGCGGCTCGCTCGGCGGGATGCAGGCGCTGGAGTGGGCGGCCATGTTCCCGGATTACGTCGACCGAATCGTGCCGATCGCCACGTCGGGCCGCTTCAGCCCGCAGGGGATCGCCTACAACGAGGTGCAGCGGCGCGCGATCATGCTCGATCCGGCCTGGCGCAACGGCGAGTACGAGCCCGGCATGGGACCCGACCGCGGCCTGGCTCTGGCCCGCATGGTCGGCATGATCACCTACCAGAGCGACGAGTTGATGCAGGCCCGCTTCGGCCGCCGGCCGGAGGCCCGTTACACCGCCTGGCCGGAGTTCCTCACCCGCTACGATGTCGAGGGGTACCTGCACTACCAGGGGGACAAGCTCGTACGCCGCTTCGACGCCAACTCGTACCTCTACCTGACACGCGCGATGGACTCGCACGACCTGGGTCGCGGTCGCGGCGGGTACGAGGAAGGGCTGGCGCGCATCCAGGCGCGGACGCTCGCGGTCAGCATTCGCTCCGACATCCTGTTCCTGCCTATCTACGGCCGCGAGATCGCCGAGCACCTGCAGCGCCTGGGACGCGACGCGCGCTACTACGAGCTGGACTCGCCCAACGGACACGACGCCTTCCTGAAGGACTTCCACCTCCTGGCGCCGATTATCAAGTCCTTTATCGAGGAGCCGTAG
- a CDS encoding O-acetylhomoserine aminocarboxypropyltransferase/cysteine synthase family protein, whose protein sequence is MVREENVAVSEKNGTERRWGFSTRQVHAGQQPDPTTTARAVPIYQTTSFVFHNAEHAAQLFALEQFGNIYTRIMNPTNDVFEQRVASLEGGVAGLATASGQAAESLAIFTFLEAGDEIVSAASLYGGTYNLFAVTLPKHGITTRFVDPSNLDNFREAITDKTRALYMETIGNPRLDVVRIRDVAAIAHEVGVPLIVDNTFATPYLCRPIEHGADIVVHSATKWIGGHGTSIGGIIIDGGRFDWTNGKFPKMEEYVERFGNLAYIVRARVEPLRDLGPALSPFNAFLFLQGLETLSLRMERHCENALAVARWLEDDPRVEWVNYPGLESHPYHDVAREQLEHGFGGVLNFGVKGGIEAGRAVIDNVQLFSLLANVGDAKSLIIHPATTTHEQLSEEEQLAAGVTPDLLRLSIGIEDVEDIIDDLDRALNIAVGRSVHATV, encoded by the coding sequence ATGGTTCGAGAGGAGAACGTAGCCGTGAGCGAGAAGAATGGAACCGAGCGTCGCTGGGGATTCAGCACACGACAGGTCCACGCAGGCCAACAGCCGGACCCGACCACCACGGCCCGCGCGGTGCCGATCTACCAGACGACCTCGTTCGTCTTCCACAATGCGGAGCACGCCGCCCAATTGTTCGCGCTGGAGCAGTTCGGCAACATCTACACCCGCATCATGAACCCCACCAACGACGTGTTTGAGCAGCGCGTTGCCTCGCTCGAAGGGGGTGTCGCGGGCCTGGCGACCGCCTCCGGCCAGGCAGCGGAGTCGCTCGCCATCTTCACCTTCCTTGAAGCGGGGGACGAGATCGTTTCGGCTGCCAGCCTCTACGGCGGCACCTACAATCTCTTCGCCGTGACCCTGCCGAAGCACGGCATCACCACCCGCTTCGTCGACCCGTCGAACCTCGACAACTTCCGCGAGGCGATCACCGACAAGACCCGCGCGCTCTACATGGAGACGATCGGCAACCCGCGACTCGACGTGGTGCGCATCCGCGACGTGGCGGCCATTGCCCATGAGGTGGGCGTGCCGCTGATCGTGGACAACACCTTCGCCACACCGTATCTCTGCCGGCCGATCGAGCACGGGGCCGACATCGTGGTCCACTCGGCAACGAAGTGGATCGGCGGCCACGGTACCAGCATCGGCGGGATCATCATCGACGGCGGGCGCTTCGACTGGACCAACGGCAAGTTCCCCAAGATGGAGGAGTACGTCGAGCGCTTCGGCAACCTCGCCTACATCGTGCGCGCCCGTGTGGAGCCCCTCCGCGACCTCGGACCGGCCCTCTCGCCCTTCAACGCCTTCCTCTTCCTGCAGGGTCTGGAGACGCTCTCGCTGCGGATGGAGCGCCACTGCGAGAACGCCCTGGCCGTCGCTCGCTGGCTGGAAGACGACCCGCGCGTCGAGTGGGTTAACTACCCCGGACTGGAGAGCCACCCCTACCACGACGTCGCCCGTGAGCAGCTCGAGCACGGCTTCGGCGGGGTGCTGAACTTCGGCGTCAAGGGCGGCATCGAAGCCGGTCGCGCCGTGATCGACAACGTTCAGCTCTTCTCGCTGCTCGCCAACGTGGGCGACGCCAAGTCGCTCATCATCCACCCGGCGACGACGACCCACGAGCAGCTCAGCGAGGAGGAGCAGCTCGCGGCCGGCGTCACGCCCGACCTGCTGCGCCTCTCGATCGGTATCGAGGACGTCGAGGACATCATCGACGACCTCGACCGGGCGCTCAACATCGCCGTGGGCCGGTCCGTGCACGCGACCGTCTAG
- a CDS encoding DUF3224 domain-containing protein, with protein METAMRRALAARPARWLVAVTLALAMMLALANVNVATAQPVQVVGTFTQTSFVTANERAVGDLTLFDFLEETALTGTATGTSMTAGTCALHPSGHAACLALETFSGVIDGEVGTVQFQNVAVLDTTTDTIHGAFTVVEGSGTGGLEGLSGHGSFAGQGGSGTYMASLEFGS; from the coding sequence ATGGAGACGGCAATGCGACGGGCACTGGCTGCGAGACCCGCGCGGTGGTTGGTCGCCGTTACGCTGGCCCTCGCGATGATGCTGGCGCTTGCCAACGTGAATGTCGCCACCGCCCAACCAGTTCAGGTAGTCGGGACGTTTACGCAGACTAGCTTTGTGACGGCCAACGAGCGGGCGGTCGGCGACCTCACCCTCTTCGACTTCTTGGAGGAGACCGCTCTGACCGGCACTGCCACCGGTACCTCGATGACCGCCGGCACATGCGCACTTCACCCGTCGGGACACGCCGCGTGCCTGGCCCTTGAAACATTCAGCGGGGTCATCGATGGAGAAGTCGGCACGGTGCAGTTCCAGAACGTGGCCGTCCTCGACACGACGACCGACACCATACACGGCGCCTTCACCGTCGTCGAGGGCAGCGGCACCGGTGGGCTGGAAGGACTCAGCGGCCACGGCTCGTTCGCGGGCCAGGGCGGGAGCGGCACCTACATGGCGTCGCTCGAATTCGGGTCCTGA
- a CDS encoding cysteine dioxygenase family protein, translating into MESTKSYSVDQFVEDARTIMSSAADDRQAIVEQLIPLVEKVVWNDALMDPARRTESPGDRPRYIHYQDPDGTLQIYVVEFAPGMPTPVHDHVTWGVIGVCGGAQRTTRYRRVDDGSDPEHATLELIDEEVLERGAVYPLLPPDDIHRIETVGPEPSYSLHVLGTDLRRQHRHIFDVETGKVTAVEGRGM; encoded by the coding sequence ATGGAGTCGACGAAGTCTTACTCAGTCGATCAGTTCGTCGAAGACGCGCGGACCATCATGAGCAGCGCGGCCGACGACCGGCAGGCGATCGTCGAGCAGCTCATCCCGCTGGTCGAAAAGGTGGTGTGGAACGACGCGCTCATGGACCCGGCCCGCCGCACCGAGTCGCCCGGCGATCGCCCGCGCTACATCCACTACCAGGACCCCGACGGTACGCTCCAGATCTACGTCGTCGAGTTCGCCCCCGGGATGCCGACCCCTGTCCACGACCACGTCACCTGGGGAGTGATCGGGGTCTGCGGCGGTGCGCAGCGGACGACCCGTTACCGCCGCGTCGACGACGGGAGCGACCCGGAGCACGCAACGCTGGAGCTGATCGACGAAGAAGTTCTCGAGCGCGGCGCGGTCTACCCCCTGCTCCCGCCGGACGACATCCACCGCATCGAGACGGTCGGTCCCGAACCGAGCTACTCGCTCCACGTACTGGGCACCGATCTACGGCGCCAGCACCGCCACATCTTCGATGTCGAGACCGGGAAGGTAACGGCCGTCGAGGGGCGCGGGATGTAG
- a CDS encoding TetR/AcrR family transcriptional regulator, giving the protein MEPTSRETNESRSYHHGDLRRALIEAAVVAIAERGPAAVSLRELARRVGVSHAAPAHHFGDKTGLLTAVAAEGYRRLSAVLRDAYEATGSFLEVGVAYVRFAVTNRAYFDVMFRPDLLRLDDPELAEARAAAREMLYSPAAEVTGAGPGDETLHAGVAAWSLAHGLATLWVTGNLPSAIGEDPEAAARAVLAYLAGPPPRSDG; this is encoded by the coding sequence ATGGAGCCGACTAGTCGGGAGACAAACGAGTCCCGTTCGTACCACCACGGCGATCTACGGCGCGCGCTGATCGAGGCGGCGGTCGTGGCCATCGCCGAACGCGGTCCGGCGGCCGTCAGCCTGCGGGAGCTGGCGCGGCGTGTCGGGGTGTCGCACGCCGCCCCGGCGCATCACTTCGGAGACAAGACGGGACTCCTCACGGCCGTGGCGGCGGAGGGATACCGGCGCCTCAGTGCGGTGCTGCGGGACGCGTACGAGGCGACCGGGAGCTTCCTCGAGGTCGGTGTCGCCTACGTGCGCTTCGCGGTCACCAACCGGGCGTACTTCGACGTCATGTTCCGGCCGGACTTATTGCGGCTGGATGACCCCGAGTTGGCCGAGGCGCGAGCCGCTGCGCGGGAGATGCTGTATTCCCCGGCGGCCGAGGTGACCGGGGCTGGGCCGGGCGACGAGACGCTGCACGCCGGGGTGGCGGCCTGGTCGCTGGCGCACGGGCTGGCCACGCTCTGGGTCACCGGCAACCTACCCTCGGCGATCGGGGAGGACCCGGAGGCGGCGGCCCGAGCCGTGCTCGCATACCTCGCCGGTCCGCCTCCGCGGTCCGATGGATAG
- a CDS encoding homoserine dehydrogenase, whose translation MNDRQVGVAILGLGTIGSAVARAIREQGDLIAERYGLRLVVQAVLERSRDRAARADLPPETIATDLATILSDDGVDVVVEVLGGEQPAADFMLRCLRAGKHVVTANKEALAKHFGELTAAAQEAERALLFEASVGGGIPLLVSYRQILAANRITRVRGIVNGTTNFILSQMAEQGTAYDTALAEAQRLGYAEPDPTADVEGYDAAYKLAILASLMLGRHVRPDEVDRTGITGVTAEEVAAARERGGAIKLIASAERDGDAVRLQVAPTFVPGDNLLAHVSANFNAIELTGDRVGPVVLSGQGAGPLPTASAILSDVVEAARVGAAANVVLGA comes from the coding sequence ATGAACGACAGACAGGTCGGCGTGGCGATCCTGGGGCTGGGGACGATCGGCTCGGCGGTGGCCCGGGCGATCCGGGAGCAGGGCGATCTGATCGCGGAGCGTTACGGGCTGCGCCTGGTGGTGCAGGCGGTACTGGAGCGCTCGCGCGACCGTGCGGCGCGGGCGGACCTGCCACCGGAGACGATCGCCACCGACCTGGCGACCATCCTGAGCGACGACGGCGTGGACGTGGTGGTCGAGGTCCTGGGAGGGGAACAGCCGGCGGCCGACTTCATGCTGCGCTGCCTGCGCGCGGGCAAGCACGTGGTGACGGCGAACAAGGAGGCCCTGGCGAAACACTTTGGCGAACTCACCGCGGCGGCTCAGGAAGCGGAGCGGGCGCTCCTCTTCGAGGCCAGCGTCGGTGGCGGCATCCCGCTGCTGGTGTCGTACCGGCAGATTCTGGCTGCGAACCGGATCACGCGCGTGCGCGGCATCGTGAACGGCACGACCAACTTCATCCTGAGCCAGATGGCGGAGCAGGGAACAGCCTACGACACGGCCCTGGCCGAGGCTCAGCGGCTGGGCTATGCCGAGCCTGACCCGACCGCAGACGTTGAGGGCTACGACGCCGCGTACAAGCTCGCGATCCTGGCTTCGCTCATGCTTGGGCGGCACGTTCGCCCGGACGAGGTGGACCGCACCGGCATCACCGGCGTCACGGCCGAGGAGGTCGCGGCGGCGCGGGAGCGCGGAGGAGCGATCAAATTGATCGCGAGCGCGGAACGGGACGGCGACGCCGTCCGCCTCCAGGTCGCGCCGACGTTCGTGCCGGGGGACAATCTCTTGGCCCACGTCTCGGCCAACTTCAACGCCATCGAGCTGACGGGGGACCGTGTCGGCCCGGTGGTCCTCAGCGGGCAGGGAGCGGGACCGCTGCCGACGGCCAGTGCGATCCTCTCCGACGTGGTCGAGGCGGCGCGGGTTGGCGCCGCTGCGAACGTCGTGCTGGGCGCGTAG
- the asd gene encoding aspartate-semialdehyde dehydrogenase, whose protein sequence is MGERIDVAVLGATGSVGQRFVQLLDGHPWFRVAELVGSERSAGKRYGEVCDWRLSDAPPREAAEMRVQHYEEPVRSPVVFSALPGGIAGEVEASLAAEGKRVFTNARDHRMDPDVPLMIPEVNADHVAAIQAQRERRGWKDGFIVTNPNCSTIHLVLALKPLWDAFGIEQAMVTTLQAASGAGYPGVPSMDLIDNVVPFIGGEEEKIETETKKLLGSYGPDGFRYADLAISATCTRVPVRDGHTEAVSLKLGRKASVEEVVEILASYRGRPQELGLPSAPERPIVVRTENDRPQPILDRNVERGMASVVGRVRPCNVFDVRFVVLGHNTIRGAAGASILNAELLRVEGYLD, encoded by the coding sequence ATGGGTGAGCGGATCGATGTCGCCGTACTGGGGGCGACGGGGAGCGTCGGCCAGCGCTTCGTGCAACTGCTCGATGGGCATCCGTGGTTCAGGGTGGCCGAGTTAGTCGGCAGCGAGCGCTCAGCAGGCAAGCGCTACGGGGAGGTCTGCGACTGGCGCCTGAGCGATGCGCCGCCACGGGAGGCGGCCGAGATGCGGGTGCAGCACTATGAGGAGCCGGTGCGCAGCCCGGTCGTTTTCTCGGCTCTGCCGGGAGGCATCGCTGGCGAGGTCGAGGCGAGCCTCGCCGCCGAGGGCAAGCGCGTCTTCACCAACGCGCGCGACCATCGCATGGATCCGGATGTCCCGCTGATGATCCCTGAGGTCAACGCGGACCACGTCGCGGCGATCCAGGCGCAGCGCGAGCGGCGCGGCTGGAAGGACGGCTTCATCGTCACCAACCCGAACTGCTCGACGATCCACCTCGTCCTGGCGCTCAAGCCGCTCTGGGACGCCTTCGGCATTGAGCAGGCCATGGTCACCACCCTGCAGGCTGCGTCGGGCGCGGGCTACCCCGGCGTCCCGTCGATGGATCTGATCGACAACGTGGTCCCCTTCATCGGCGGCGAGGAGGAGAAGATCGAGACGGAGACCAAGAAGCTCCTCGGCAGCTACGGGCCGGACGGCTTCCGCTACGCGGACCTCGCGATCAGCGCCACCTGCACCCGCGTCCCGGTGCGCGACGGCCACACCGAAGCGGTCTCGCTGAAGCTCGGTCGGAAGGCGTCGGTGGAGGAGGTAGTCGAGATCCTGGCCAGCTATCGCGGCCGGCCGCAGGAGCTTGGCCTCCCCTCGGCGCCCGAGCGGCCGATCGTTGTCCGCACTGAGAACGACCGACCACAGCCGATCCTGGACCGCAACGTCGAGCGTGGGATGGCCTCCGTCGTGGGCCGTGTCCGCCCGTGCAACGTGTTCGACGTCCGCTTCGTCGTCCTCGGGCACAACACCATCCGCGGCGCCGCCGGGGCGTCGATCCTCAACGCAGAACTGCTACGCGTCGAGGGCTACCTCGACTGA
- a CDS encoding lysylphosphatidylglycerol synthase transmembrane domain-containing protein codes for MARTPHEASPQTDEERSPLDRLKRRFVYGLVFGVLVVIGVTLLGDGPALIRTLRTFDWWVVPPIILLTLVNYALRFAKWHLYLQWLDIGRLRPRTSLGIFLAGLSMSITPGKLGEFLKSYLLRRATSTPLSVSAPAVFAERVTDGISMLVLAALGLVSVRYGWQVLAILAVLALAGILMLQSRSLMFRIFTRLEHLPIINRRMHALHVLYENTYLLFRPGKLGIAVGIGMVSWFGECAAFFLILIGLGFEPTLKLLVISTFIMATASLLGAISMLPGGLGAAEAGVAGLLLLIVRDPRMTSDLAAAATLLVRFATLWLGVLVGTGALLVIERHLTRLEESRPAADAAQTAS; via the coding sequence ATGGCGCGCACGCCGCACGAGGCGAGTCCCCAAACTGACGAGGAACGATCCCCGCTCGATCGGTTGAAGCGCCGCTTCGTCTACGGCCTCGTCTTCGGCGTCCTCGTCGTGATCGGCGTGACGCTCCTGGGTGACGGCCCGGCACTGATCCGGACGCTGCGAACGTTCGACTGGTGGGTCGTGCCGCCGATCATCCTGCTCACGCTCGTCAACTACGCCCTGCGCTTCGCCAAGTGGCACCTCTACCTCCAGTGGCTTGACATCGGCCGCCTGCGACCGCGCACGAGCCTGGGCATCTTCCTCGCCGGGCTCTCGATGTCGATCACACCGGGGAAACTCGGGGAGTTCCTGAAGTCGTACCTGCTTCGGCGCGCCACGTCCACGCCGCTCTCGGTGTCCGCCCCTGCCGTGTTTGCTGAGCGGGTCACCGACGGTATCTCCATGCTGGTGCTGGCCGCGTTGGGACTCGTCTCGGTCCGGTACGGGTGGCAGGTCCTGGCAATCCTGGCGGTGCTAGCGCTGGCGGGGATCCTCATGCTGCAGAGCCGGTCGCTCATGTTCCGGATCTTTACCCGCCTCGAGCACCTCCCGATCATCAACCGCCGCATGCACGCGCTCCACGTGCTCTATGAGAACACCTACCTCCTGTTTCGCCCCGGGAAGCTGGGCATCGCAGTCGGGATCGGGATGGTCTCCTGGTTCGGCGAGTGCGCGGCGTTCTTTCTGATCCTGATCGGCCTCGGGTTCGAGCCGACCCTGAAACTGCTGGTGATCAGCACCTTCATCATGGCCACCGCCTCGCTCCTGGGCGCGATATCCATGCTGCCCGGCGGGCTCGGCGCGGCCGAAGCGGGGGTGGCGGGCCTGCTCCTGCTCATCGTCCGAGACCCGCGCATGACCTCGGACCTCGCCGCCGCCGCGACGCTGCTCGTCCGCTTCGCGACTCTCTGGCTCGGCGTGCTGGTCGGCACCGGGGCGCTACTCGTCATCGAGCGTCACCTGACGCGACTTGAGGAATCCCGCCCGGCAGCGGATGCTGCCCAGACCGCAAGCTGA
- a CDS encoding sensor histidine kinase, with protein sequence MPVGLTQARDALVRWHRRRPQHPSQDVLERWERIWHGVFYFSLALGLILSLLNGPSLDRAALLAALTAALAAWYTVMIVRWSCDDMTPGHILVFFLGEAVMLGTLAWLDASFLVMSFAIFVQLFAFIPPTWATAGVIALTLILFTRDAALDGQYLWENEGALLGAVFSVIFTIISIFFFAAITRQSQERKRLIDELMATRAALAERERQAGVIEERQRLAREIHDTLAQGFTSIVMHLEAAEPHIPAEATALRRHVEQARATARDSLNDARRLVWALRPEQLEQGGSLADALARVAERWSEDTGITAHVTVDGTPVPLPPDVEVTLFRITQEALANVRKHAQAGRVDITLSYLDDEVLLDVQDDGVGFDRATVSATPGSVNGGFGLTGMRERLRLLGGSLMIESAPGEGTSITVALPLADRVEPSTERVEALVPSGA encoded by the coding sequence ATGCCTGTCGGACTCACCCAAGCCCGAGACGCCCTGGTCCGGTGGCACCGGCGACGACCGCAACATCCATCGCAAGATGTCCTGGAGCGATGGGAGCGGATCTGGCACGGCGTCTTCTATTTCTCGCTCGCCCTCGGATTGATCCTGTCCCTGCTCAACGGACCGAGCCTCGACCGTGCCGCTCTGCTCGCCGCCCTCACCGCCGCACTCGCGGCCTGGTACACCGTCATGATCGTGCGGTGGTCATGCGACGACATGACTCCGGGTCACATTCTCGTCTTCTTTCTCGGCGAGGCCGTGATGCTCGGCACGCTGGCGTGGCTCGACGCGTCGTTCCTGGTCATGTCGTTCGCCATCTTCGTCCAGCTCTTCGCCTTCATCCCTCCAACCTGGGCCACTGCCGGCGTGATCGCCCTCACGTTGATCCTGTTTACCCGCGACGCCGCGCTCGATGGCCAGTACCTCTGGGAGAACGAGGGCGCGCTGCTGGGCGCCGTCTTCTCCGTCATCTTCACCATCATCTCGATCTTTTTCTTCGCCGCTATCACGCGCCAGAGCCAGGAGCGTAAGCGCCTGATCGACGAGTTGATGGCGACGCGTGCCGCACTCGCCGAGCGTGAGCGGCAAGCGGGGGTCATTGAGGAGCGACAGCGCCTTGCTCGCGAGATCCACGACACCCTGGCGCAGGGGTTCACCAGCATCGTGATGCACCTGGAGGCCGCCGAGCCGCATATCCCTGCCGAGGCCACCGCGCTCCGTCGCCACGTCGAGCAGGCACGGGCGACAGCGCGGGATAGCCTGAACGACGCCCGGCGACTCGTCTGGGCACTGCGACCGGAACAACTGGAGCAGGGAGGCTCGCTTGCCGACGCGCTCGCTCGCGTCGCTGAGCGCTGGTCCGAAGATACCGGCATTACGGCTCACGTCACCGTGGACGGGACGCCCGTCCCGCTCCCACCCGATGTCGAGGTAACGCTGTTCCGCATCACGCAGGAGGCACTCGCCAACGTGCGCAAGCACGCGCAGGCCGGCCGGGTGGACATTACCCTCTCCTATCTCGACGACGAGGTCTTGCTCGACGTGCAAGACGACGGCGTGGGCTTCGACCGCGCGACGGTATCCGCCACCCCGGGGTCCGTCAACGGCGGTTTCGGCCTGACCGGGATGCGCGAGCGCCTGCGTCTGTTGGGCGGCTCACTGATGATCGAGAGCGCGCCTGGCGAGGGCACGAGCATCACGGTTGCGCTCCCCCTGGCCGATCGCGTGGAGCCCAGCACTGAGCGGGTAGAAGCACTGGTGCCGAGCGGTGCGTGA